A DNA window from Longimicrobiaceae bacterium contains the following coding sequences:
- a CDS encoding MFS transporter, whose protein sequence is MIDDPQPAKPRAVLARLGLDRPELRAWAMYDWAVSSVQTTIMVAVFPIFYKLVVARDLPDEVSTGYIAAANSVAMGLIAVLSPVLGALADYTAAHKRLLGLFMGLGASAVAAMFFLRQGHVWLGFWLFVAALVGAAGSMVFYESLLPHVASENEIDRVSTAGYGLGYAGGGTLLALNLAWILFPGAFGLSSADSTLPTRLALLSVAAWWVLFSVPLFRRVANPPRTLEPDETPRTQPVRGAFIRLWETLRALRGYRQAFLMLLAFLVYNDGIQTIIKMATAYGTDLGIGQNALIAAILIVQFVGIPFAFLFGMLAGRIGTKPAIFTGLAAYTAISILGYFMTNALHFFVLAGLVGMVQGGTQALSRSLFASMVPPHRSGEFFGFFSVFEKFAGIFGPLFFAVSLAVTGSSRNAILSVILFFVVGGLLLALVDVQEGRRVAQEAELGVREVGAA, encoded by the coding sequence ATGATCGACGACCCGCAGCCCGCGAAGCCTCGCGCCGTCCTCGCCCGCCTCGGGCTCGACCGGCCGGAGCTGCGCGCCTGGGCAATGTACGATTGGGCAGTCTCGTCCGTGCAGACGACCATCATGGTCGCCGTCTTCCCGATCTTCTACAAGCTCGTGGTGGCGCGTGACCTTCCCGACGAGGTGTCCACCGGCTACATCGCGGCGGCGAACAGTGTCGCCATGGGGCTGATCGCCGTGCTCTCTCCCGTGTTGGGTGCCCTCGCCGACTACACGGCCGCGCACAAGCGACTGCTGGGTCTCTTCATGGGTCTGGGGGCCTCGGCGGTGGCTGCCATGTTCTTCCTTCGCCAGGGCCACGTCTGGCTGGGCTTCTGGCTCTTCGTGGCCGCCCTCGTTGGCGCCGCGGGGAGCATGGTCTTCTACGAGTCGCTACTTCCCCACGTCGCCTCCGAAAACGAGATCGACCGCGTCTCCACTGCGGGCTACGGGCTGGGGTACGCTGGAGGCGGAACCCTGCTGGCGCTCAACCTGGCCTGGATCCTGTTCCCGGGAGCCTTCGGGCTGAGCTCCGCGGACTCGACCCTGCCGACGCGGCTGGCCCTGCTCTCGGTGGCGGCGTGGTGGGTGCTCTTCTCCGTCCCACTCTTTCGGCGGGTGGCCAATCCCCCGCGAACCCTCGAGCCCGACGAGACGCCGCGCACGCAGCCGGTGCGGGGCGCCTTCATACGCCTCTGGGAGACACTGCGGGCACTACGAGGCTATCGACAGGCCTTCCTGATGCTGCTGGCCTTTCTGGTCTACAACGACGGGATTCAGACCATCATCAAGATGGCCACCGCTTACGGGACCGACCTGGGGATCGGTCAGAACGCTCTGATCGCGGCCATCCTGATCGTGCAGTTCGTTGGAATCCCCTTTGCCTTTCTCTTCGGCATGCTCGCCGGTCGCATCGGCACCAAGCCGGCCATCTTCACGGGTCTCGCAGCCTACACGGCGATCAGCATCCTCGGCTATTTCATGACCAACGCGCTGCACTTCTTCGTGCTGGCAGGACTGGTCGGTATGGTGCAGGGAGGAACTCAGGCCCTCAGCCGCTCGCTCTTCGCCAGCATGGTACCGCCGCACCGGTCGGGTGAGTTCTTCGGGTTCTTCAGCGTGTTCGAGAAGTTCGCGGGCATCTTCGGACCCCTCTTCTTCGCGGTGAGCCTGGCCGTCACCGGGTCGAGCCGCAATGCGATCCTCTCCGTGATCCTCTTTTTCGTGGTGGGTGGCTTGCTGTTGGCCCTGGTGGACGTACAGGAGGGGCGGAGGGTGGCGCAGGAGGCGGAACTGGGTGTGCGTGAGGTAGGCGCGGCATGA
- a CDS encoding M20/M25/M40 family metallo-hydrolase produces MPSADRPRITVLRELTDIPAASHNGRDRPPASEPMNLNDLLTRPAARRARALIRQLEEETFAEQLRIVTIPAPSLHEGQRAEFVRKRFDALRLCRPHVDEVGNVLAGLPGASQPELAPVVLSAHLDTVFGPETYLIPRHVGNRVYAPGVTDNARGVAALLTVARVLVESGMRTRAPIWFAGTVGEEGIGDLRGAKHLFRPGGNLARPSAFIALDGSGIRRIVHRAIGARRLRVEITGPGGHSWSDWGAPNPLHALGRGIDRILRLHGPARSKVTLTVARAGGGTTVNAIPATAWLELDLRGEASEAVAELEKACRRTFQEVVDGENRERRAGSEALKLTVRVIGDRPSGQIPETAPLVSAAVAATRMVGARPELVASSTDANVPLSLGIPAVALGAGGESGGIHTTEEWFCNREGVLGLERALLTVLCAAGVE; encoded by the coding sequence GTGCCGTCGGCGGACCGACCGCGGATCACCGTGCTGCGCGAGTTGACGGACATTCCTGCCGCGAGCCACAATGGGCGGGATCGCCCTCCCGCATCCGAGCCGATGAACCTGAACGATCTGCTGACGCGACCCGCGGCCAGGCGCGCGCGAGCGCTCATTCGTCAACTCGAAGAGGAGACCTTCGCGGAGCAGCTCCGGATCGTCACGATCCCGGCTCCCTCGCTCCACGAAGGCCAGCGGGCCGAGTTCGTCCGTAAGCGCTTTGATGCGTTACGCCTGTGCCGCCCGCACGTCGACGAGGTCGGTAACGTCCTCGCCGGGTTGCCGGGAGCGAGCCAACCGGAACTGGCTCCGGTGGTCCTGTCGGCGCATCTCGACACCGTCTTCGGACCCGAGACTTACCTGATCCCCCGCCACGTTGGAAACCGGGTCTATGCTCCCGGCGTGACGGACAACGCGCGCGGGGTGGCGGCGCTCCTCACCGTGGCGCGCGTCCTGGTGGAGAGCGGGATGCGGACGCGGGCTCCGATCTGGTTCGCGGGGACGGTCGGGGAGGAGGGGATCGGCGATCTGCGCGGCGCGAAGCACCTCTTCCGGCCCGGTGGAAACCTGGCCCGCCCCTCCGCGTTCATCGCGTTGGACGGATCGGGGATCCGCCGCATCGTGCACCGGGCCATCGGGGCGCGGCGGCTGAGGGTGGAGATCACCGGCCCGGGCGGCCATTCCTGGTCCGACTGGGGCGCACCGAATCCCCTGCACGCCCTCGGCCGCGGAATCGATCGGATCCTGCGCCTGCACGGCCCCGCGCGATCAAAGGTGACGCTGACCGTCGCGCGGGCTGGCGGGGGCACCACCGTCAACGCGATTCCGGCGACCGCCTGGCTCGAGCTGGATCTCCGTGGGGAGGCCAGTGAGGCCGTCGCCGAGCTCGAGAAGGCGTGTCGCCGGACTTTCCAGGAAGTGGTCGATGGGGAGAACCGCGAGCGGCGGGCCGGATCGGAGGCCTTGAAGCTGACTGTCCGCGTGATCGGAGATCGCCCTTCCGGTCAGATCCCCGAGACGGCGCCGCTGGTGAGCGCCGCGGTGGCGGCAACCCGCATGGTGGGTGCCCGACCGGAGCTGGTGGCCTCCTCGACCGACGCGAACGTGCCGCTGTCTCTGGGAATCCCCGCCGTGGCCCTGGGCGCGGGGGGAGAGTCCGGCGGCATCCACACCACCGAGGAGTGGTTCTGCAACCGGGAGGGTGTGCTCGGACTGGAGAGGGCCCTGCTGACCGTGCTCTGCGCAGCGGGAGTGGAGTGA
- a CDS encoding sugar phosphate nucleotidyltransferase, with product MKVVIPLAGKGTRLRPHTHVTPKPLLRVADKPVMSYILDDLRELGVHEAVFITGHLKERVEEYMAEEYPDFRVHYVEQPVQNGTAGAVQLARPYIDEDLLIIFVDTLFDADLSVVKRLPDDVAGVIWVKEVEDYQRFGVVVTDEEGNMRQIIEKPSEPISRLANIGLYYIRDWKLLFEGIDHTLNSPPGPSGEYYLTDAFQYMIDRGAKIRTIPVEGWYDAGKPETLLETNRHVLSTRRAARPPERPGVVVHDPVYVADGVELDDVEIGPNVTVGKGSRLRGSRLRDTIIGKNSRLVDCNLHDSLVGNEVELVGVKGRVDVGDHSIVKLEA from the coding sequence GTGAAAGTCGTCATTCCTCTGGCGGGGAAGGGAACGAGGCTACGGCCGCACACGCACGTGACGCCCAAACCGCTGCTTCGCGTCGCGGACAAGCCCGTCATGAGCTACATCCTCGACGACCTGCGGGAGCTCGGCGTCCACGAGGCGGTGTTCATCACCGGCCACCTCAAGGAGCGGGTCGAGGAGTACATGGCCGAGGAGTACCCTGACTTCCGGGTGCACTACGTCGAGCAGCCTGTGCAGAATGGAACTGCCGGCGCGGTGCAGCTCGCCCGGCCGTACATCGACGAGGATCTGCTGATCATCTTCGTCGACACGCTTTTCGATGCGGATCTCAGCGTCGTCAAGCGCCTGCCGGACGACGTGGCGGGCGTGATCTGGGTGAAGGAGGTGGAGGACTACCAGCGGTTTGGCGTGGTGGTGACGGACGAGGAAGGCAACATGCGGCAGATCATCGAGAAGCCGTCGGAGCCGATCTCCCGTCTCGCCAATATCGGCCTCTACTACATCCGCGACTGGAAGCTGCTCTTCGAGGGGATCGACCACACCCTGAATTCTCCCCCGGGGCCGAGCGGTGAGTACTACCTGACCGATGCTTTCCAGTACATGATCGACCGCGGGGCCAAGATCCGCACGATCCCCGTGGAGGGGTGGTACGATGCCGGGAAACCGGAAACGCTGCTGGAGACCAATCGCCACGTCCTGTCGACGCGTCGCGCGGCGCGACCGCCGGAGCGGCCGGGCGTGGTCGTCCACGACCCGGTCTACGTCGCTGACGGGGTGGAGCTGGACGATGTGGAGATCGGGCCCAACGTGACGGTGGGGAAGGGGAGTCGGCTGCGAGGCTCCCGCCTGCGTGACACCATCATCGGCAAGAACTCCCGTCTCGTCGACTGCAACCTGCACGATTCCCTCGTGGGCAACGAGGTCGAGCTGGTGGGGGTGAAGGGGCGGGTGGACGTCGGGGATCACTCGATCGTCAAGCTCGAGGCATGA
- a CDS encoding glycerophosphodiester phosphodiesterase family protein, whose protein sequence is MRRTTFVVLSAAAAAAALAVLAAALTAAHPRTAQVRAVDLHVFALETVDDLRALYRYQPDGPPLLHAHRGGARPGFPENALETFENTLRHTWAALEVDPRWTRDGVLVLFHDPTLERTSTGHGRVADHTWAELQQLRLKDPDGTVTPYHIPTLDEALAWAKGRTVLLLDDKGVDILERARAVQRQQAHAWAIVMAYSFDDARRLYEFDPDILMQVFLPDAAAVERFEATGVPWRNVVGFVTHTEPSEPDIFQRLAARGALGVLGTSRTVDRAYLAGKIDRDGFVAGYRRAIASGAQIVEADLAVEAGEALEPLRAAATAKRGFFRIQARPSILPSALLGGLRSGPVSAARDLL, encoded by the coding sequence ATGAGGCGCACGACGTTCGTCGTCCTGTCCGCCGCGGCAGCGGCCGCGGCCCTGGCCGTCCTCGCGGCGGCGCTGACGGCGGCTCACCCCAGGACCGCGCAGGTGCGTGCGGTCGATCTACACGTTTTCGCGCTTGAAACCGTCGACGACCTGCGGGCGCTGTATCGCTACCAGCCCGACGGTCCACCGCTGCTGCACGCACATCGCGGCGGTGCTCGGCCGGGCTTTCCGGAGAACGCGCTGGAAACGTTCGAGAATACGCTCAGACACACGTGGGCGGCGCTAGAGGTCGATCCGCGGTGGACGCGTGACGGCGTGCTCGTGCTCTTTCACGATCCGACGCTCGAGCGCACGAGTACGGGGCACGGCCGCGTGGCTGACCACACGTGGGCGGAGCTCCAGCAACTACGGCTCAAGGATCCTGATGGCACCGTCACGCCGTACCACATTCCCACGCTCGATGAGGCGCTCGCGTGGGCGAAGGGGCGGACCGTGCTGCTGCTCGACGACAAGGGCGTCGACATCCTCGAGCGTGCCCGCGCCGTGCAGCGCCAGCAGGCGCACGCGTGGGCGATCGTCATGGCCTACAGTTTCGACGACGCTCGGCGCCTGTACGAGTTTGACCCCGACATCCTGATGCAGGTCTTCCTGCCGGACGCAGCAGCGGTCGAACGGTTCGAGGCCACCGGGGTGCCGTGGCGGAACGTGGTGGGCTTCGTGACGCATACCGAGCCGTCCGAGCCCGATATCTTCCAGCGGCTTGCGGCCAGAGGCGCGCTCGGCGTGCTCGGCACCTCACGCACGGTCGACCGTGCGTACCTGGCGGGGAAGATCGATCGTGACGGCTTTGTCGCCGGCTACCGGCGTGCCATCGCCTCGGGGGCGCAGATTGTCGAAGCCGATCTGGCCGTCGAGGCGGGTGAGGCGCTCGAGCCGCTGCGGGCGGCGGCAACTGCAAAGCGCGGCTTCTTCCGGATTCAGGCGCGGCCGTCGATTCTCCCTTCTGCGCTCCTCGGTGGTCTAAGGTCGGGTCCTGTCTCCGCGGCCCGGGACCTGCTTTGA
- a CDS encoding arylsulfatase, which yields MTRFCRLFASVVTAVLTAGATTACSGFSSESRPEALRQAALPPNIILILADDLGSADLGAYGGTAISTPSLDQLAAEGLRFTRAYAGNTVCGPSRSTLMTGLHMGHTPVRSNTGGVSLRDEDVTLAEVLKAAGYATGGFGKWGLGEIGTPGVPERQGFDEFFGFYHQIHAHEHFPAFLYRNSERVELPANRGFYDGSFGEGRGVGPIPPQSPSGERYQFAHALIVERMKEFIRAHRDRPFFAYGAWTPPHSRWEVPEDDPAWQLYVDRPWPLEAKAAAAFTSIVDRHVGEIVALVDELGIADRTIILFASDNGGLTTLNREPLQTNGILRGGKTTLWEGGLRVPFIVRWPGRIKPATTDHLTYFPDLLPTIAELTGASEHVPANIDGLSLVPVLVGAEAAGRAPESHDYLYWEDADIDWTSVRYLAETTLRQAVRSGPWKAIRPGPGAPLQLYDIERDPGETTDVAADHPDVVAQIEAWMREAHVEPPPQDEPPRLEGRMYR from the coding sequence GTGACCCGATTCTGCCGCTTGTTCGCGTCCGTCGTTACCGCGGTCCTGACCGCCGGGGCGACTACGGCCTGCTCCGGATTTTCGTCGGAGTCGCGTCCGGAGGCGCTGCGCCAGGCAGCGCTGCCGCCCAACATCATTCTCATCCTGGCCGACGATCTCGGTTCGGCCGATCTCGGTGCGTATGGGGGCACCGCCATCTCGACGCCGTCGCTCGATCAGCTTGCGGCCGAAGGCCTGCGGTTCACCCGTGCGTATGCCGGCAACACGGTTTGCGGGCCGTCGCGCAGCACGCTGATGACCGGCCTGCACATGGGCCACACGCCGGTGCGGTCGAATACGGGCGGTGTCTCGCTGCGCGACGAGGATGTCACGCTGGCCGAGGTTCTCAAGGCAGCAGGCTATGCCACCGGAGGTTTCGGAAAGTGGGGCCTGGGTGAGATCGGTACGCCGGGGGTGCCCGAGCGGCAGGGATTCGACGAGTTTTTCGGCTTCTACCACCAGATTCACGCGCACGAGCACTTCCCCGCCTTCCTGTACCGGAACAGTGAGCGTGTCGAGCTGCCGGCCAATCGTGGCTTCTACGACGGTTCCTTCGGCGAAGGGCGTGGCGTCGGCCCGATACCGCCGCAGTCGCCGTCCGGGGAGCGCTATCAGTTCGCCCACGCGCTCATCGTCGAGCGCATGAAGGAGTTCATTCGCGCGCACCGCGACCGGCCGTTCTTCGCCTACGGCGCATGGACACCGCCGCACTCGCGGTGGGAGGTGCCGGAAGACGATCCGGCCTGGCAGCTTTACGTCGATCGCCCCTGGCCGCTCGAGGCGAAGGCCGCCGCGGCGTTCACGTCGATCGTCGACCGGCACGTCGGCGAGATCGTGGCGCTCGTCGACGAGCTCGGCATTGCCGATCGCACGATTATCCTGTTTGCCTCCGACAACGGCGGCCTGACGACGCTCAACCGTGAGCCGCTGCAAACGAACGGGATCCTGCGTGGCGGCAAGACGACGCTGTGGGAGGGCGGCCTGCGCGTGCCGTTCATCGTGCGCTGGCCGGGGCGGATCAAGCCCGCGACGACGGATCATCTGACGTATTTTCCGGACCTGCTACCGACGATCGCCGAGCTTACCGGCGCATCGGAACACGTGCCGGCGAACATTGACGGGCTGTCGCTCGTTCCGGTGCTAGTTGGTGCCGAAGCCGCCGGACGCGCGCCCGAATCGCATGACTACCTCTACTGGGAAGACGCGGATATCGACTGGACCAGCGTCCGGTATCTTGCCGAAACCACGCTGCGGCAGGCCGTGAGGAGCGGACCATGGAAAGCGATCCGGCCGGGGCCCGGCGCGCCACTGCAGCTCTACGATATCGAACGCGATCCAGGCGAAACGACCGACGTGGCCGCCGATCATCCGGACGTCGTCGCGCAGATCGAGGCGTGGATGCGCGAGGCACACGTCGAGCCACCTCCGCAGGACGAACCGCCCCGGCTCGAAGGGCGTATGTACCGCTGA
- the lon gene encoding endopeptidase La, whose amino-acid sequence MPITSTVIFPTGATGLQVGFPPNVEVLGLHPGKSLVVALVVTEEEEDEIPPASLEKVGVIARVLNRLNLPGNLVQATLQGIIRVHLENVRFENGYYTAFPRLVEETSIPEEEAKKRIERILTTLGGIGARVERLAEVPRILRRNASDPGRFADLVATLAHFSVADKDQVLQRLDVRERLDYVGEVLDREWMKVQSRAESAAKVDGAETAMPPGKGRPGPRMAEIRKQISALQAELGEIDPAEKDSVELLRRIDRAGLPSNIASVARREAERLRNIAPGSSEAMEIRNYVDVVLDIPWERLSDHAEIDLEAVREALDERHLGLEDVKRRILEVLSVATLRGSVAGLVPCIVGPYGVGKRTLAEAVARGLNRPLVRVDLGGRGESQLIGIRRSRSGAQPGKLISAFREAGVADPVYLLEEMDEVGLGNVEGDPVEALEEFLDPANREGFFDRYLDLPFDLTNTIFIATAIDFYRVPRSLRDHLIEIRIAGYTPEEKVEIARKCLLPALVEEHGLTGEQIEVDEDTLVFLTRGYARDAGLGNLRRSLSAVLRFIAHQKATGEATRWTLSRDMIEEVLGLPRYLPTEAESRPEIGVVTGLAWTAAGGELMFIEALRMPGTGRLIITGLIGEVMRESVNAAYSYVRSRADRLGIAHSLFGETDLHIHFPVGATPKDGPSAGVAVTLAIASSLSERPVRHDIAVTGEVTLRGRILEIGGVKEKTLAAHRAGIYDVVLPAGNERDLRDVPEDVRESMHFHMVEHMDEVFDLALTAKERTRRQRRRTPASSGGRRARAAARGREEEEEDSKSSESPNDDA is encoded by the coding sequence ATGCCGATCACCAGCACCGTGATCTTTCCTACCGGGGCGACCGGGCTGCAGGTCGGCTTCCCGCCGAACGTCGAAGTCCTCGGCCTCCACCCGGGCAAGTCGCTGGTCGTGGCGCTGGTCGTCACCGAGGAAGAGGAGGACGAGATCCCACCAGCCTCGCTGGAGAAGGTGGGGGTCATTGCCCGCGTGCTGAACCGCCTGAACCTGCCGGGCAACCTGGTCCAGGCGACACTCCAGGGCATCATTCGCGTCCACCTGGAGAACGTGCGCTTCGAGAACGGCTACTACACGGCTTTTCCGCGGCTGGTGGAGGAAACGAGCATCCCCGAGGAGGAGGCGAAGAAGCGGATCGAGCGGATCCTCACCACGCTGGGCGGTATTGGCGCACGGGTGGAGCGACTTGCCGAAGTCCCCCGCATCCTGCGGCGCAACGCCAGCGACCCCGGCCGCTTCGCCGACCTGGTCGCGACCCTGGCGCACTTCAGCGTGGCCGACAAAGACCAGGTCCTCCAGCGGCTGGATGTGCGGGAGAGGCTGGACTACGTGGGAGAGGTGCTGGACCGCGAGTGGATGAAGGTCCAGAGTCGCGCCGAGAGCGCTGCGAAAGTCGACGGGGCAGAGACCGCAATGCCCCCGGGGAAGGGCCGCCCGGGTCCGCGCATGGCGGAGATCCGCAAGCAGATCTCCGCGCTTCAGGCAGAGCTCGGCGAGATCGATCCAGCCGAGAAGGACTCAGTCGAGCTCCTGCGCCGCATCGACCGGGCGGGCCTCCCCTCCAACATCGCCTCCGTCGCTCGTCGAGAGGCCGAGCGGCTGCGCAATATCGCGCCGGGCTCCAGTGAGGCGATGGAGATCCGAAACTATGTCGATGTGGTGCTGGACATTCCCTGGGAGCGACTGAGCGACCACGCCGAGATCGACCTGGAGGCCGTCCGCGAGGCGCTGGACGAGCGCCACCTGGGGCTCGAAGACGTGAAGCGTCGGATCCTGGAGGTGCTCTCGGTGGCGACCCTGCGCGGCAGCGTAGCCGGGCTGGTCCCCTGCATCGTCGGGCCGTACGGCGTGGGCAAGCGCACGCTGGCGGAGGCGGTGGCGCGCGGACTCAATCGACCTCTGGTCCGGGTTGATCTCGGCGGACGCGGCGAGAGTCAGTTGATCGGGATCCGCCGCTCACGCAGCGGCGCCCAACCCGGCAAGCTGATCTCGGCTTTTCGCGAGGCGGGCGTGGCCGATCCGGTCTACCTGCTCGAGGAGATGGACGAGGTCGGGCTGGGAAACGTGGAGGGGGATCCGGTGGAGGCGTTGGAAGAGTTCCTCGATCCCGCCAATCGGGAAGGGTTCTTCGATCGCTACCTGGACCTCCCTTTCGACCTGACCAACACGATCTTCATCGCAACGGCCATCGATTTCTACCGGGTGCCCCGCAGCCTGCGCGACCACCTGATCGAGATCCGTATCGCCGGCTACACCCCCGAGGAGAAGGTCGAGATCGCCCGCAAGTGCCTCCTCCCCGCGCTCGTGGAAGAGCACGGCCTCACCGGCGAGCAGATCGAGGTGGATGAAGACACCCTGGTCTTCCTCACCCGCGGGTACGCGCGGGATGCCGGGCTCGGAAACCTTCGGCGCTCGCTCTCCGCGGTGCTCCGCTTCATCGCCCACCAGAAGGCGACCGGTGAGGCGACCCGCTGGACGCTCTCGCGCGACATGATCGAGGAGGTGCTGGGGCTTCCCCGCTATCTCCCGACCGAAGCCGAAAGCCGGCCAGAAATCGGCGTGGTGACCGGCCTCGCGTGGACCGCGGCGGGCGGTGAGCTGATGTTCATCGAGGCCCTGCGGATGCCCGGCACCGGCCGCCTCATCATCACCGGGCTGATCGGCGAGGTGATGCGGGAATCGGTAAACGCCGCCTATTCATACGTTCGCTCGCGGGCCGACCGGCTAGGAATCGCGCATTCGCTCTTTGGGGAGACCGACCTCCACATTCACTTTCCGGTGGGTGCCACCCCGAAGGACGGCCCGAGCGCGGGCGTCGCGGTCACCCTCGCCATCGCGTCGTCGCTGTCGGAGCGGCCTGTACGGCACGACATCGCGGTAACCGGAGAGGTCACCCTGCGCGGAAGGATCCTGGAGATCGGCGGGGTGAAGGAGAAGACGCTGGCCGCTCACCGGGCCGGCATCTACGACGTCGTGCTCCCGGCAGGCAACGAGCGGGACCTGCGGGACGTGCCGGAGGACGTGCGCGAGTCCATGCACTTCCACATGGTGGAGCACATGGACGAGGTCTTCGACCTGGCGCTCACCGCGAAAGAGCGCACACGGAGGCAGCGCCGGCGGACCCCTGCCAGCAGCGGCGGCCGCCGGGCCCGCGCGGCCGCCCGGGGGCGCGAGGAGGAGGAAGAGGACTCGAAGAGCTCCGAATCCCCGAACGACGACGCGTAA
- a CDS encoding dicarboxylate/amino acid:cation symporter — MQLYTKITIGLGLGAAVGIAVNLTGFAETPFWVANALPLLTFVGNAFIRGITMIVVPLVVASLLMGVASLGDIRKLGRIGGKTVTYYMATTAIAITVGLLLALAVRPGSRIDPVSRDELSREFIGQAEGTVQVAAAKPGTLDVLLNMIPSNPVQAAAEGNMLPLIIFVLIFGAAVSLLIPERRDAVVTFFAAVNDASMIIIDWIMRLAPYAVFALISAVVSRFGLDVLQSLAIYAAVVVGGLLLHMLGTYSLMVGVLGRMNPLEFFRRIRGVPLIAFSTSSSNATLPVTMETAEEELGISKGISSFVLPLGATINMDGTALYQGVATVFIAQVYGVDLHLSELLTIVLTATLASIGTAGVPSAGIVMLILVLQSVGLGGQAAAGIALILGVDRILDMLRTVTNVTGDLSAALIVARSEGEPLSPRRVEHEIELGPPAGIEPADAARETDG; from the coding sequence ATGCAGCTCTACACGAAGATCACGATCGGGCTCGGGCTCGGGGCCGCTGTCGGCATTGCCGTCAACCTGACGGGATTCGCCGAGACCCCGTTCTGGGTGGCCAACGCGCTGCCCCTGCTCACCTTTGTCGGTAACGCCTTCATCCGCGGCATTACCATGATCGTGGTGCCGCTGGTGGTGGCGTCGCTGCTGATGGGGGTCGCCTCCCTCGGAGACATTCGCAAGCTCGGGAGGATCGGCGGGAAGACCGTCACCTACTACATGGCAACGACGGCGATTGCGATCACCGTCGGCTTGCTGCTGGCCCTCGCGGTTCGCCCCGGTAGTCGCATCGATCCCGTATCGCGAGACGAGCTCAGCCGGGAGTTCATCGGGCAGGCTGAAGGAACCGTCCAGGTGGCGGCGGCGAAGCCAGGAACGCTCGACGTGTTGCTCAACATGATCCCGAGCAACCCGGTGCAGGCGGCGGCCGAGGGCAACATGCTCCCCCTGATTATCTTCGTGCTGATCTTCGGAGCGGCCGTCTCGCTGCTGATCCCGGAGCGTCGTGACGCCGTGGTGACCTTCTTCGCCGCGGTAAACGACGCCTCGATGATCATCATCGACTGGATCATGCGGCTCGCCCCGTATGCCGTGTTTGCGTTGATCTCCGCGGTGGTCAGCCGGTTCGGGCTGGACGTGCTGCAGAGCCTGGCGATCTACGCCGCAGTGGTGGTCGGGGGACTTCTGCTGCACATGCTGGGCACCTACAGCCTGATGGTGGGTGTGCTCGGCCGGATGAACCCCCTGGAGTTCTTCCGGCGCATCCGGGGAGTGCCCCTGATCGCGTTCTCCACCTCGTCGTCCAACGCCACCCTCCCCGTCACCATGGAGACGGCGGAGGAGGAGCTGGGGATCTCGAAGGGAATCTCCTCTTTCGTCCTTCCCCTCGGGGCGACCATCAACATGGACGGCACGGCGCTCTATCAGGGCGTCGCGACGGTGTTTATCGCGCAGGTGTACGGTGTCGATCTTCACCTTTCCGAATTGCTGACGATCGTCCTCACCGCGACGCTGGCCTCGATCGGAACCGCAGGGGTTCCGAGCGCCGGCATCGTGATGCTGATTCTGGTGCTGCAATCGGTTGGGCTGGGAGGGCAGGCCGCCGCGGGCATCGCGCTCATACTCGGCGTCGACCGAATCCTGGACATGCTCCGCACCGTCACCAACGTCACCGGCGATCTGAGTGCCGCGCTCATCGTCGCCCGCTCGGAAGGCGAGCCGCTGAGTCCGAGGCGGGTCGAGCACGAGATCGAGCTGGGCCCGCCAGCCGGCATCGAGCCGGCCGATGCCGCACGCGAGACGGACGGCTGA
- a CDS encoding enoyl-CoA hydratase-related protein, which produces MSSDRADPLLVEVEEGVAFLTLNRPEKRNALNAVLVGRLREAIPELENDDAVRVLALQGAGKDFCAGADLREIQRAADGPVTENLAHAAVLGDLFIQLRKSPKPSVAIVRGRALAGGCGLASACDLVLAERSARFGYPEVGIGFVPAMVMAILRRNVGEKRAFELVALGETIDAAEAERIGLVNRLFEDQELEAGAAELLRTLAGRSATAVALSKRLLYDQEGMSFDAGIRAGAEINVIARLTADARAGIAAFLSQRGGG; this is translated from the coding sequence ATGAGCTCTGACCGGGCGGATCCGCTGCTGGTGGAAGTCGAGGAGGGAGTGGCGTTTCTCACCCTGAACCGCCCGGAGAAGAGGAACGCCCTCAATGCGGTGCTGGTCGGCCGCCTCCGGGAGGCGATCCCGGAGCTGGAAAACGACGACGCGGTGAGGGTCCTGGCCCTCCAGGGGGCGGGGAAGGACTTCTGTGCGGGGGCGGACCTGCGCGAGATCCAGCGTGCAGCGGATGGCCCGGTGACGGAGAACCTCGCCCACGCGGCAGTGCTCGGCGACCTGTTCATCCAGCTCCGGAAGTCACCCAAGCCGAGCGTCGCGATCGTACGCGGGAGGGCTCTGGCGGGTGGGTGCGGGCTGGCGAGTGCCTGTGACCTGGTTCTCGCGGAGCGATCGGCGAGGTTCGGCTACCCCGAAGTGGGGATCGGCTTCGTTCCGGCCATGGTCATGGCGATCCTGCGTCGCAACGTCGGCGAGAAGAGGGCATTCGAGCTGGTGGCGCTGGGCGAGACGATCGACGCGGCTGAGGCCGAACGGATCGGCCTGGTGAATCGCCTGTTCGAGGATCAGGAGCTGGAGGCGGGTGCCGCGGAGCTGCTGCGGACGCTTGCCGGCCGAAGCGCGACCGCGGTCGCGCTGTCCAAGCGCCTGCTGTACGATCAGGAGGGCATGAGCTTCGACGCCGGGATCCGGGCCGGCGCCGAGATCAACGTCATCGCCCGCCTCACCGCCGACGCCCGTGCCGGGATCGCCGCCTTCCTATCGCAGCGCGGCGGAGGCTGA